A single region of the candidate division WOR-3 bacterium genome encodes:
- the selA gene encoding L-seryl-tRNA(Sec) selenium transferase translates to MLKLNNQEVLKNIPSVDKILNWQDVKVFEKKIKTSYLTEIVRYKTDEFRQKLLGGERLSPDDLKQMVVAELKFLTERYFTYAINALGVILHTGLGRAPFAQGIDKILQDVSQAYARLQIDDEGKRDDRYKKISKLLRVLTGCEAGIIVNNNAGATLLVLSAIAKGKEVVVSRGQLIEIGGSFRLPEIMAQSGCILREVGTTNRTHLKDYEQVINENTGAILRVHQSNYRIIGFTSEVPLAELVSLGKKYQVPVIDDLGSGALIDFSKYGLPKEPMAQESIALGADIVCFSGDKLIGGPQCGIIIGKKAYLEKIKKHPLTRALRCDKLTNAVLEATLQKFLLPEEDLINEHTVYQLMLKPLNEIKRQANWFARKLKKEHSSQLTCEVKPSHSEIGGGSLSTEQLPTFVVIIKPNNLSSQDLAKRLRQYQPPIFGRIHEDSLILDFRTVLKGEEKIILQALQENLKSNDK, encoded by the coding sequence ATGCTGAAACTTAATAATCAGGAAGTGTTAAAAAACATTCCATCGGTTGATAAGATTCTTAACTGGCAGGATGTTAAGGTGTTTGAAAAGAAAATTAAGACTTCTTATTTAACTGAGATTGTTCGGTATAAGACTGATGAGTTTAGACAAAAACTACTTGGAGGTGAAAGACTTAGTCCTGACGATTTGAAACAGATGGTCGTCGCAGAACTAAAATTCCTGACCGAACGATATTTTACTTATGCGATTAATGCCTTAGGAGTTATTCTCCATACTGGATTGGGCCGGGCTCCTTTTGCTCAAGGCATTGACAAGATTCTGCAAGATGTTAGTCAGGCTTATGCTCGGTTACAGATTGATGACGAAGGTAAACGCGATGACCGGTATAAAAAGATTAGTAAACTGCTTAGAGTCTTAACAGGTTGTGAAGCAGGAATTATCGTTAATAATAATGCCGGGGCGACGCTTTTGGTCCTATCCGCAATCGCCAAAGGAAAAGAGGTTGTGGTCTCCCGCGGTCAATTAATTGAAATTGGTGGTTCTTTTCGCCTGCCTGAAATTATGGCACAATCTGGTTGTATTCTCCGGGAAGTCGGCACAACTAACCGCACACATCTTAAAGATTATGAACAAGTTATCAATGAGAACACCGGCGCAATTTTAAGAGTTCATCAATCTAATTATCGGATTATCGGTTTTACCTCTGAGGTCCCTTTAGCCGAATTGGTGTCTTTGGGAAAAAAGTATCAGGTTCCGGTAATTGATGATTTGGGTAGTGGTGCTTTAATTGATTTCTCTAAATACGGTTTACCCAAAGAGCCAATGGCACAAGAAAGTATTGCGCTTGGTGCCGATATTGTCTGTTTTAGCGGTGATAAATTGATTGGCGGACCACAATGCGGTATCATTATTGGCAAAAAAGCCTATCTGGAAAAGATTAAAAAGCATCCTTTAACTCGGGCACTAAGGTGTGATAAATTAACTAACGCGGTTTTAGAAGCAACCTTACAAAAGTTTTTACTACCAGAAGAAGATTTGATTAATGAACATACTGTGTATCAACTTATGCTGAAACCATTAAATGAAATCAAAAGACAGGCGAATTGGTTCGCACGGAAATTAAAAAAGGAACACAGTTCTCAATTGACCTGTGAAGTAAAACCATCACATAGTGAAATTGGTGGTGGTTCGTTAAGCACCGAACAACTACCAACTTTTGTAGTCATAATAAAACCGAACAATCTCTCATCCCAAGATTTAGCCAAAAGACTTCGGCAATACCAACCACCAATCTTTGGTCGGATTCACGAAGATTCATTAATCCTTGATTTTAGAACCGTGCTGAAAGGCGAAGAAAAAATAATTTTACAAGCATTGCAAGAAAACTTAAAGAGTAATGATAAATAA